One Actinomycetota bacterium DNA segment encodes these proteins:
- the hypE gene encoding hydrogenase expression/formation protein HypE — translation MSDDRILLAHGSGGKVSHRLISELFMKAFANPALNKEDDAAVLEGAARFAFTTDSYVVKPVFFPGGDIGKLAVCGTVNDLAMSGARPKHLSAAFVIEEGFPLDDLKTIVDSMAKAAKEADVDIVTGDTKVVERGSADQIFINTAGVGILSEGVDVSASNLKPGDKVLLSGSLGDHGVAVMSKRENLSFRTAIESDCAPLNAMAASILMSGAEVHAFRDPTRGGLASTLNEFAERSDVSITIDESAIVIADQVRGACEMLGLDPYQVANEGKMVAVVPAADAGKALAAMHGDKYGRDAAVIGEVNTGAARVYIKTAVGTTRILDMLIGEQLPRIC, via the coding sequence ATGAGTGATGACCGAATATTATTAGCGCACGGCAGCGGCGGCAAGGTTTCCCACCGGCTGATATCCGAACTGTTCATGAAGGCGTTCGCCAATCCCGCGCTGAACAAGGAAGACGACGCGGCCGTACTGGAGGGCGCGGCCCGATTCGCTTTTACCACTGACAGCTATGTTGTGAAACCCGTCTTCTTTCCCGGAGGCGATATCGGCAAACTGGCGGTCTGCGGAACGGTCAACGACCTGGCCATGAGCGGCGCCCGGCCGAAACACTTGAGCGCGGCTTTTGTCATCGAGGAAGGATTCCCGCTGGATGATTTGAAAACGATCGTCGATTCTATGGCCAAGGCAGCCAAGGAGGCGGACGTGGATATCGTTACCGGCGACACTAAGGTCGTCGAGCGCGGCAGCGCCGATCAAATCTTCATTAACACGGCCGGCGTCGGTATATTAAGTGAAGGCGTCGACGTCTCCGCTTCGAACCTAAAACCGGGCGACAAGGTTTTGCTTTCCGGAAGCCTTGGCGACCACGGTGTTGCCGTAATGAGCAAGCGGGAGAACCTTTCGTTCAGGACGGCGATTGAGAGCGATTGCGCACCCTTGAACGCCATGGCCGCCTCGATTCTTATGAGCGGGGCGGAGGTCCACGCGTTTCGAGATCCGACGCGCGGCGGTCTGGCCAGCACGCTAAACGAGTTTGCCGAACGTTCGGATGTGTCCATCACCATCGATGAGAGCGCGATTGTAATCGCCGACCAGGTCCGGGGCGCTTGCGAAATGCTCGGCCTCGATCCTTATCAGGTAGCCAATGAAGGCAAAATGGTCGCCGTAGTTCCGGCTGCGGATGCGGGAAAAGCCCTGGCCGCGATGCACGGGGATAAGTATGGCCGGGACGCCGCCGTTATCGGCGAGGTTAACACCGGCGCCGCCCGCGTGTATATAAAGACCGCCGTCGGCACCACCCGCATCCTCGATATGTTAATCGGGGAGCAACTTCCGCGCATCTGTTAG
- a CDS encoding DUF362 domain-containing protein yields MVKPNLVETNDGESGNTTDKRVIGALVKMAIARGAKVTVGDSGGTRWHGATDRAFQETGIRDYCEALGAEVLSFDKTNPTMVKIPDGRILKEAYLASPAVESGLIINAPKMKTHVLTKTTGSVKNLYGVVPGGLKSVYHKVGGNSVDFASLLVDLYSVLRPGLNVMDGVVGLSGQWRLQDRIYPGVILASTDGVAVDAVAASLFGYNPMKVPTLAEAHRRGLGVADLGEIEISGQPLTPLIKAIAGKTKRLRVPSFGNTVGGWLLGRESPEVDTQICTACGHCPKACPVGAVTVKDGRPVFDLEKCIRCFCCAELCPERAIRPTRGRVGNMIFKR; encoded by the coding sequence TTGGTAAAACCTAATCTGGTTGAAACAAATGACGGTGAGTCAGGGAACACCACAGACAAACGGGTAATCGGAGCGCTGGTCAAGATGGCGATAGCGCGCGGCGCCAAGGTCACCGTCGGGGATTCCGGCGGCACGCGCTGGCATGGCGCGACCGACCGGGCTTTCCAGGAAACCGGAATCAGAGACTACTGCGAGGCGCTCGGCGCCGAGGTTTTAAGCTTTGATAAAACCAACCCCACTATGGTGAAAATCCCGGACGGCCGGATCCTAAAAGAAGCCTACCTCGCCTCGCCGGCGGTCGAGTCCGGTTTAATCATCAACGCTCCGAAGATGAAGACGCACGTTCTCACTAAAACGACCGGCTCGGTCAAGAACCTCTACGGCGTTGTGCCCGGAGGGCTAAAGAGCGTTTATCACAAGGTCGGCGGTAATTCCGTCGACTTCGCTTCGCTCCTGGTCGACCTGTATTCGGTACTTCGACCGGGGCTCAACGTAATGGACGGAGTTGTCGGTTTGAGCGGACAGTGGCGGCTTCAGGACCGTATCTACCCTGGTGTTATTCTGGCCTCTACCGACGGCGTCGCGGTCGATGCGGTCGCCGCCAGTTTGTTCGGGTATAATCCGATGAAAGTCCCCACCCTGGCGGAGGCGCATAGACGCGGATTAGGTGTTGCCGACTTAGGCGAAATAGAGATTTCCGGACAGCCGCTAACGCCGCTGATAAAGGCGATTGCCGGGAAAACAAAACGCCTCCGCGTCCCTTCTTTCGGCAACACGGTTGGCGGTTGGTTGCTCGGCCGTGAGAGCCCCGAGGTCGACACCCAAATCTGTACCGCCTGCGGTCACTGCCCGAAAGCCTGCCCAGTCGGCGCCGTTACCGTCAAGGACGGTCGTCCCGTATTCGACCTTGAGAAGTGCATAAGATGTTTCTGCTGCGCTGAATTGTGCCCGGAAAGAGCTATCCGGCCCACGCGCGGCCGCGTCGGGAACATGATCTTCAAACGCTAG
- the lon gene encoding endopeptidase La: protein MAAKEAVEEVKINEELPVIPLKELVVFPYLVVPLLVGRPKSVEALEEAMRTDHVVFLVAQKQQVSEDAEPEPEDLYQIGTAATILQVLRLPDGTARALVEGLARGRIAKVLKNDQYLKARVEQLVSPVERRKEKTIELEALMRNAVNEFERAAQLGKPIPSEVIVAALNIDEPGRLADFIAFHLSLKTSERQEILEAADAAARLEKVVDFVTREIEILEVGGKIRNKVEERLGKTQREYFLREQMKAIQEELGGEGGVSEMEDLAAKVEEAGMTAEAKEKALKEVDRLSKMSPVSAEAPVIRTYLDWLIGLPWQKTSREKLDIKRAEKILNEDHYGLYMVKERVLEFLAVHKLNKKTKGPILCFVGPPGVGKTSIGKSIARALGRKFIRMSLGGIRDEAEIRGHRRTYVGALPGRIIQSIHQVGTKNPVFMLDEIDKVGADFRGDPTAALLEALDPEQNNVFSDHYLETPFDLSDVMFITTANLLDPIPPALRDRMEVISFPGYTDDEKLNIADKFLVPKQLKEHGIKQARLKVSKDALVDVVREYTREAGVRNLEREIATICRKTARDIVEGKKATVRVTKKNLSKFIGVPRFKYGMAEEKDQIGVATALAWTEVGGDILTVEATTMKGRGNLTLTGQLGEVMQESAQAALSYTRANAEKFKIPQKYFSDYDMHIHVPAGAIPKDGPSAGITIAVAMISALTGRPVKKEVAMTGEITLRGRVLPIGGIKEKSLAAHRAGIKEIVLPSENEKDLEEIPKHVIKDLAFKFVETMDEVIKLTLDKPVKPKSAKKS from the coding sequence ATGGCCGCCAAAGAAGCCGTCGAAGAAGTCAAAATCAACGAAGAACTACCCGTTATCCCGTTGAAAGAGCTAGTTGTCTTCCCATATCTGGTCGTTCCGCTGCTTGTCGGCAGGCCAAAATCAGTGGAGGCCTTGGAAGAAGCGATGCGCACAGACCACGTGGTATTCTTGGTCGCGCAGAAGCAGCAGGTTTCCGAAGACGCCGAACCGGAGCCGGAAGATCTCTATCAGATCGGCACCGCCGCGACGATCCTTCAGGTCTTGCGGTTGCCCGACGGCACGGCCAGAGCGCTTGTCGAAGGCTTGGCCCGCGGCAGAATCGCTAAGGTTCTTAAGAATGACCAGTATCTAAAAGCCCGCGTTGAGCAACTGGTTTCACCTGTGGAAAGGCGCAAGGAAAAGACCATTGAACTCGAGGCCTTGATGCGAAACGCGGTTAACGAGTTCGAACGGGCCGCGCAGCTTGGCAAACCGATTCCCTCAGAGGTAATTGTGGCCGCCCTTAATATCGACGAGCCCGGCCGGTTGGCCGACTTCATCGCCTTCCATCTGTCTTTGAAAACAAGCGAGCGCCAAGAGATTTTGGAGGCCGCGGACGCGGCCGCGCGGCTGGAGAAAGTCGTCGATTTCGTCACGCGGGAAATTGAAATTCTGGAGGTCGGCGGTAAGATCCGCAATAAAGTCGAAGAACGTCTCGGCAAAACGCAGCGCGAATACTTCCTGCGCGAGCAGATGAAAGCGATTCAGGAAGAGCTGGGCGGCGAGGGCGGCGTGAGCGAAATGGAAGACTTGGCCGCCAAGGTCGAGGAAGCTGGCATGACGGCCGAGGCTAAAGAAAAAGCCTTGAAAGAAGTCGACAGGTTGAGCAAGATGTCGCCCGTATCCGCCGAAGCGCCGGTTATCCGGACTTATCTCGACTGGCTGATCGGCTTGCCGTGGCAGAAAACTAGTCGTGAGAAGTTGGATATCAAACGGGCTGAGAAGATCTTGAACGAGGACCACTACGGGTTGTACATGGTCAAGGAACGAGTCCTGGAATTCCTGGCTGTACACAAGCTTAACAAGAAAACCAAGGGGCCGATTCTTTGTTTTGTCGGTCCGCCGGGAGTCGGCAAGACCTCGATCGGCAAGTCGATTGCCAGGGCGCTCGGCCGAAAATTCATCCGGATGTCGCTGGGCGGTATCCGCGACGAGGCGGAGATACGCGGCCACCGGCGAACATACGTGGGAGCGCTGCCCGGACGGATCATCCAGTCCATCCACCAAGTCGGTACCAAGAATCCGGTGTTTATGCTGGACGAAATCGATAAAGTCGGCGCGGATTTTCGCGGCGATCCGACGGCGGCCCTGTTGGAAGCCCTGGATCCGGAGCAAAACAACGTCTTTAGCGATCACTATTTAGAAACGCCGTTCGACCTATCCGACGTGATGTTTATCACGACGGCTAATCTATTGGACCCGATTCCACCGGCGCTGCGCGACCGTATGGAGGTCATCTCCTTCCCGGGTTATACGGACGACGAGAAACTGAACATCGCCGATAAGTTTTTGGTGCCAAAGCAATTAAAGGAACACGGCATCAAGCAAGCCCGGCTGAAAGTCAGCAAAGACGCGTTGGTCGACGTGGTCCGGGAGTATACGCGGGAAGCGGGCGTCCGTAATCTGGAGCGCGAGATTGCCACCATCTGCCGCAAGACGGCCCGCGATATTGTAGAAGGTAAGAAAGCCACGGTCAGGGTGACCAAAAAGAACTTGAGCAAATTTATCGGCGTGCCGCGTTTCAAGTACGGCATGGCGGAAGAGAAGGACCAGATCGGGGTTGCGACAGCGCTGGCTTGGACGGAAGTCGGCGGCGATATCCTGACAGTCGAAGCGACGACCATGAAAGGTCGCGGCAACCTGACTTTAACCGGCCAGCTGGGCGAGGTAATGCAGGAAAGCGCGCAAGCAGCCTTGAGCTACACCCGGGCCAACGCCGAAAAGTTTAAAATACCGCAGAAATACTTCAGCGACTACGACATGCATATCCACGTCCCGGCCGGAGCCATCCCGAAGGACGGCCCGTCGGCGGGCATCACCATTGCGGTCGCCATGATTTCCGCTTTGACCGGGCGGCCGGTTAAAAAGGAAGTGGCGATGACGGGCGAGATTACCTTGCGCGGCCGGGTTCTGCCCATCGGCGGCATTAAGGAAAAGTCGTTGGCGGCGCACCGGGCCGGCATCAAAGAAATCGTCTTGCCATCGGAGAACGAAAAGGACCTGGAAGAGATTCCGAAACACGTAATCAAGGATCTGGCGTTTAAGTTCGTCGAGACGATGGACGAGGTCATCAAGCTTACTTTGGACAAGCCGGTCAAACCGAAATCGGCCAAGAAATCCTGA
- a CDS encoding FAD-dependent oxidoreductase, whose protein sequence is MYDVAILGAGPAGMTAAVYCARKQLKILLLTENVGGQALWSSAVENYLGYEYISGADLVAKFEEHLKKFPMEMVYQPAIKVERSGKTFKMTGRDGAQYSARAVIVASGKIPRELGTAGEAEFRGRGITYCATCDAPLFAGKDVAVVGGGNSGLDAAIQLMQLSPKVYVIELGPKLPADETYIAKVKAAPNVAILVNSQIVEISGDIMVEAAKVLNRVTGEERILAVGGIFVEIGLLPNSGPVAGLVKTNERGEIIVDKTGRTSLPGVFAAGDVTDVPDKQIIVAAGEGAKAALSAYDFLIRGE, encoded by the coding sequence ATGTACGACGTCGCGATACTTGGGGCGGGACCGGCAGGCATGACTGCCGCCGTCTATTGCGCCCGCAAACAATTGAAGATCCTGCTCTTGACCGAGAATGTCGGCGGCCAAGCCCTCTGGAGCAGCGCCGTTGAAAACTATCTTGGCTACGAGTATATCAGCGGCGCCGACCTGGTTGCCAAGTTTGAAGAACACTTAAAGAAGTTTCCGATGGAAATGGTTTACCAGCCGGCGATCAAGGTCGAGCGTTCGGGGAAGACCTTTAAAATGACCGGCCGGGACGGCGCCCAATATTCGGCCCGAGCGGTAATCGTCGCCAGCGGCAAGATTCCGCGGGAATTGGGAACGGCCGGCGAGGCCGAGTTCAGAGGCCGCGGGATTACTTATTGCGCGACCTGCGACGCGCCCCTTTTCGCGGGAAAAGACGTAGCGGTCGTCGGCGGAGGCAATTCCGGATTGGACGCCGCCATACAACTTATGCAGCTGTCGCCAAAGGTTTACGTCATTGAACTTGGACCCAAACTGCCGGCGGATGAGACCTACATCGCGAAAGTCAAAGCCGCGCCGAATGTTGCCATCTTAGTTAATTCGCAGATAGTCGAGATATCCGGCGACATTATGGTAGAGGCGGCCAAGGTCTTGAACCGGGTCACCGGCGAAGAGAGAATCCTGGCGGTCGGCGGGATATTTGTCGAAATCGGGCTGCTGCCCAATTCCGGTCCGGTCGCGGGATTGGTCAAAACCAATGAGCGGGGCGAGATTATCGTCGACAAAACCGGTCGGACCAGCCTCCCCGGAGTCTTCGCGGCCGGAGACGTGACGGATGTGCCGGACAAACAGATCATCGTCGCCGCGGGCGAGGGCGCCAAAGCGGCTCTCTCAGCTTACGATTTCCTGATTCGCGGTGAATGA
- a CDS encoding DUF166 family protein has translation MNKTRQTAAPKRSAKSRIVLVQSGEPSDIKPGPFSLVFDSAYADRLAARLKNSIVQLIRQPQVLPQYLDDPAEFLPEKLPPHDVIIAVNVHEEILLELPAFVQAAEGKALIVPREDPNWTTPWLRGELAKRCETLGLEIAFPKPFCSLAEDPSHPAINAVLNDLKIGRPAIRFQVTNGIIKRVEVLRSAPCGDTYYVAEKLKGKPYDETLEHWAFKFWASYPCLGAMVFDDDYQDLLQHAAGHILLEAVEEARRYSSPPEGEDQGEGAGQSKL, from the coding sequence ATGAACAAGACCCGCCAAACCGCCGCGCCCAAGCGATCAGCAAAGTCACGAATCGTTCTGGTTCAAAGCGGCGAGCCCTCAGATATCAAGCCCGGTCCGTTCTCGCTGGTCTTCGACAGCGCTTACGCCGACCGCCTGGCCGCCAGGCTGAAGAATTCAATTGTCCAATTAATTAGACAACCGCAGGTCTTGCCGCAATATCTGGACGACCCAGCCGAGTTTCTGCCGGAGAAGCTGCCGCCCCATGACGTAATCATCGCCGTCAACGTGCACGAAGAGATTCTGCTGGAACTACCGGCTTTTGTCCAGGCCGCCGAAGGAAAAGCGCTCATCGTGCCGCGGGAAGACCCGAATTGGACGACTCCATGGCTTCGCGGGGAGCTTGCCAAGCGGTGCGAGACACTTGGCTTAGAGATTGCCTTTCCGAAACCGTTTTGCTCGCTGGCTGAAGATCCGTCGCATCCGGCCATAAATGCCGTGTTGAATGACTTGAAGATCGGCCGGCCGGCAATAAGGTTTCAGGTCACGAACGGAATCATCAAGCGCGTCGAAGTCCTTCGCTCCGCGCCTTGCGGCGATACATATTACGTAGCCGAGAAGCTGAAGGGTAAGCCTTATGATGAAACGCTGGAGCACTGGGCGTTTAAATTCTGGGCGAGCTATCCCTGCCTGGGCGCCATGGTTTTCGACGACGACTACCAGGACCTTCTTCAGCACGCCGCCGGCCACATTCTGCTGGAAGCGGTCGAAGAAGCCCGCCGTTATTCCTCTCCCCCGGAGGGAGAGGATCAAGGTGAGGGGGCGGGGCAATCCAAGCTTTAG
- the hypD gene encoding hydrogenase formation protein HypD, whose protein sequence is MVKFLSEFRDPAIAAGLLKRIAAVSTKSVSFMEVCGTHTVAISRNGLRYAVPSNIRLLSGPGCPVCVTANSDIDRMIAITSEPGVIMATFGDMMKVPGSYSSLSEEKARGRDIRVVYSTLNALDIAAANPDREVVFFGVGFETTTPTVAMSILEARKRNLKNYSVLSVHKLVPPAMKALLDLGEIKLDGFICPGHVSMVIGTKPYEFIARDYGIPCVITGFEPLDVLESVLMLTEMAEAGEARVENAYKRIVSADGNPKALEIMDTVFQPGDGEWRGIGVIPGSGLDVRPEFAEFDARRKFADVAIPPVKEHKGCQCGQVLRGVIYPYECKLFGKACVPENPVGPCMVSSEGSCAAYYRYDEKPTSD, encoded by the coding sequence ATGGTCAAGTTTCTTAGCGAGTTTCGCGACCCGGCGATCGCGGCCGGATTATTGAAAAGAATCGCGGCGGTTTCTACCAAATCCGTTAGCTTCATGGAAGTCTGCGGCACGCATACCGTTGCCATCAGCCGGAACGGCTTGCGTTACGCGGTTCCCTCAAATATCCGTTTGTTATCCGGTCCGGGGTGCCCCGTCTGCGTTACGGCGAATTCTGACATCGACCGAATGATTGCAATCACCAGCGAACCCGGTGTTATCATGGCGACCTTCGGCGACATGATGAAGGTGCCCGGTTCTTATTCGTCGCTCAGCGAGGAGAAGGCCAGGGGCCGCGACATCCGCGTCGTTTATTCCACGTTGAACGCGCTGGACATCGCCGCCGCCAATCCGGATAGGGAAGTAGTTTTTTTCGGCGTAGGATTTGAGACGACTACGCCGACTGTCGCCATGTCAATCCTCGAGGCAAGGAAACGCAACCTAAAGAACTACAGCGTGCTGTCGGTTCACAAGCTCGTTCCGCCCGCGATGAAAGCCCTTCTTGACCTGGGCGAAATCAAGCTTGACGGTTTTATCTGTCCGGGTCATGTATCGATGGTCATCGGCACCAAACCGTATGAATTCATAGCCCGGGATTATGGAATCCCGTGTGTCATTACCGGCTTTGAGCCGCTCGACGTTCTGGAAAGCGTGCTTATGCTGACCGAGATGGCCGAAGCCGGGGAGGCCAGGGTGGAGAACGCCTATAAAAGGATTGTCAGCGCTGACGGAAATCCAAAGGCTCTTGAGATTATGGACACAGTTTTTCAGCCGGGCGACGGCGAATGGCGGGGCATCGGGGTGATTCCCGGCAGCGGTTTGGACGTCCGCCCGGAGTTCGCCGAGTTCGACGCCCGACGCAAGTTCGCGGACGTGGCCATACCGCCCGTCAAAGAGCATAAAGGCTGCCAGTGCGGCCAGGTACTGCGAGGCGTTATTTATCCTTACGAGTGCAAGTTGTTCGGCAAAGCCTGCGTCCCGGAAAACCCGGTCGGCCCTTGCATGGTATCCAGTGAAGGCAGTTGCGCCGCCTATTATCGCTATGACGAAAAACCAACCAGTGATTAG
- a CDS encoding ribonucleotide reductase N-terminal alpha domain-containing protein: MKVSDNAMAVLKKRYLLKNESGRVAETPDEMLKRVARAVSEPEEDYAGTAGRAHWEQEFYHLMADGLFLPNSPTLMNAGTPVGQLAACFVVPVGDSIAEIFEALKDMAIIHQSGGGTGFSFSSLRPDGDMVKSTRGVASGPLSFIKVFDTATDVIKQGGRRRGANMGILRVDHPDIVDFIKAKKEPGVLENFNLSVAVTDAFLEAVKHDGKFELINPRTGRKKKTVEARKLFDLIVETAWATGDPGLIFIDEMNRHNPTPALGNFASTNPCVSGDALVATDRGLLRMDDIAESRAGGRLSVITDDRVSSESRTSENSTTVMVRTRAVPKTGVSVNPVAAAWLTGIRQTIRVVTKCGYEIDVTPDHRIMTTDGWKAAGDLIPEKDRVLIQSSRGGFGQSCSLPFLVERKTRGRNGRTYTNNLPYVWSQELGWTLGWLTGDGWLRAGDKDCRVGFVFGSKDKRVLDLLRPILNDWYGKDIRAIARNDSTVHLSYHSRMFVEFFQQLGIKNVKSRDKRVPDALFAAPEQAVIGFLQALFTADGTIGIQQKNQTTYIRLTSVSEYLLKDVQKLLLYLGIKCKIYDRARKMTSTFTYVNKKGDVKSYQGSSQLYELQISRNNLPVFLKEIGFLGGRHADKVERLAQKTYYSDKFEDVVDDVFLSKSQAVYDLTEPITHSFIANGFVVSNCGEQPLLPYESCNLGSLKLTSFIDQGVLDSDRLREAVFTAVRFLDDVIDVNRFPLPAIEEITRNGNRKIGLGVMGLAEAFIELGLAYGSPESLDFAGHTMHYIQKTAWEASAELAEQRGSFPNFAGSVWEKRGYERFRNATVTTIAPTGTISLIAGTSSGIEPYFALSYTRRALDGALLPEYNAQFVKAAEKRGFLTDEIKAAVAAYGSLKTIEGVPDDVKRLFVTALDLEPDVHVRMQAAFQLHTDNAVSKTVNLPEDAGVDDVRRVYLLAHELKCKGITIYRYGTKKQQVLVLGPDFDSPEDCRSHYCPA; encoded by the coding sequence ATGAAGGTTTCCGATAACGCGATGGCTGTATTGAAAAAGCGGTACCTCCTGAAAAACGAATCAGGACGCGTTGCCGAAACGCCGGACGAAATGCTTAAGCGGGTTGCTCGCGCGGTATCAGAACCCGAAGAAGACTATGCCGGAACCGCTGGCCGCGCCCATTGGGAACAGGAATTCTACCATCTAATGGCTGACGGCCTGTTCCTGCCCAACTCACCGACGCTTATGAACGCGGGTACGCCTGTCGGCCAGCTGGCTGCCTGTTTCGTTGTCCCGGTCGGCGACTCGATTGCCGAAATCTTCGAGGCCTTGAAGGATATGGCCATCATCCACCAGAGCGGCGGGGGCACCGGGTTCAGTTTTTCGTCGCTGCGTCCCGACGGCGATATGGTCAAGTCGACCAGGGGCGTCGCGTCCGGCCCGTTATCTTTCATCAAGGTCTTCGACACCGCGACGGACGTAATCAAGCAAGGCGGACGGCGGCGCGGAGCCAACATGGGCATTCTGCGTGTTGACCATCCCGATATAGTCGATTTCATAAAGGCGAAAAAAGAACCCGGCGTTTTGGAGAACTTTAACCTTTCCGTGGCGGTAACAGACGCTTTCCTGGAAGCGGTCAAGCATGACGGCAAGTTCGAACTGATCAATCCAAGAACCGGAAGAAAGAAGAAAACTGTCGAGGCGCGAAAGCTGTTCGACCTGATCGTGGAAACAGCCTGGGCCACCGGTGATCCGGGTTTGATTTTTATCGACGAGATGAACCGGCACAATCCGACGCCGGCCCTTGGCAACTTCGCCAGCACCAATCCTTGCGTTTCAGGCGACGCGTTGGTCGCCACGGACCGAGGTCTGCTCAGAATGGACGATATCGCTGAGTCACGAGCCGGAGGCCGATTATCGGTAATCACTGACGATAGGGTTTCCAGTGAATCGCGAACGTCGGAAAACAGCACGACAGTAATGGTAAGAACACGAGCTGTCCCAAAAACAGGCGTCTCGGTAAATCCGGTTGCGGCCGCCTGGCTCACCGGTATTAGACAAACCATTAGAGTCGTCACAAAATGCGGATATGAAATTGATGTGACTCCCGACCACAGGATTATGACGACTGACGGATGGAAGGCAGCCGGAGATCTGATACCGGAAAAAGACCGCGTGTTGATTCAGTCGTCACGCGGCGGATTCGGTCAATCATGCAGTCTGCCGTTTTTAGTTGAACGAAAGACGCGGGGTCGCAACGGGAGAACCTATACCAACAATCTGCCGTACGTTTGGTCTCAAGAATTGGGCTGGACGCTGGGCTGGCTGACCGGCGATGGTTGGTTGAGAGCCGGCGACAAGGATTGCAGGGTCGGTTTCGTGTTCGGCAGCAAGGACAAACGCGTTCTTGATTTACTGCGACCCATTTTAAACGATTGGTACGGGAAGGATATTCGGGCGATCGCGCGGAACGATTCGACCGTTCACTTGTCCTATCACAGCCGAATGTTTGTCGAATTCTTCCAGCAATTAGGCATAAAGAATGTTAAGTCCCGAGACAAAAGAGTACCTGACGCCCTGTTCGCCGCGCCGGAGCAGGCCGTAATCGGTTTTCTGCAAGCTCTTTTCACGGCGGACGGTACGATTGGCATCCAGCAGAAAAATCAGACGACATACATCAGGTTGACGTCCGTGTCCGAGTACTTATTAAAAGATGTGCAGAAGCTTCTTTTATACTTGGGAATCAAATGCAAGATCTATGACCGGGCGCGCAAAATGACTTCAACCTTCACTTATGTTAATAAGAAAGGTGACGTCAAGTCCTATCAAGGAAGTAGTCAACTCTACGAACTGCAAATCTCCCGAAATAACTTGCCTGTTTTTCTGAAGGAAATCGGCTTTTTGGGTGGCCGCCATGCTGACAAGGTTGAGCGGCTTGCTCAAAAAACATATTATTCGGATAAATTCGAGGATGTCGTTGATGATGTCTTTCTCTCAAAATCGCAAGCAGTCTACGATCTGACCGAACCGATAACGCATTCATTCATCGCCAACGGTTTCGTCGTCTCAAACTGCGGTGAACAGCCACTTTTACCGTATGAAAGCTGCAATCTCGGCTCGCTTAAGTTAACCTCATTTATCGACCAGGGCGTTTTGGATTCGGACAGGTTGCGCGAAGCCGTCTTCACGGCCGTCCGCTTCTTAGACGACGTTATCGACGTGAACCGGTTCCCTCTGCCGGCTATTGAAGAAATCACCAGAAACGGCAACCGGAAGATCGGCCTCGGCGTGATGGGGCTGGCGGAAGCATTTATCGAACTTGGTTTGGCTTACGGGTCGCCCGAATCGCTCGATTTCGCCGGACATACGATGCATTACATCCAGAAGACCGCCTGGGAAGCGTCGGCCGAACTGGCCGAGCAGCGGGGTTCGTTCCCCAATTTCGCCGGCAGCGTATGGGAGAAACGCGGCTATGAGCGCTTCCGCAACGCTACGGTTACGACCATCGCTCCGACCGGCACGATCAGCCTTATCGCCGGGACCAGCAGTGGAATCGAGCCTTATTTCGCTTTGTCTTACACTCGCCGCGCGCTCGACGGCGCTTTGCTCCCGGAATATAACGCTCAATTCGTAAAGGCGGCCGAGAAGCGCGGTTTCTTAACCGACGAAATTAAAGCGGCTGTAGCGGCCTACGGTTCGCTGAAGACGATTGAAGGGGTTCCGGACGATGTCAAGAGACTGTTCGTGACGGCGCTCGACCTTGAACCGGATGTTCATGTCCGCATGCAAGCGGCCTTTCAGCTCCACACGGACAACGCGGTCAGCAAAACCGTCAATCTGCCGGAAGACGCCGGCGTCGACGATGTTCGCCGGGTATATCTGCTGGCTCACGAGCTGAAATGTAAAGGCATCACCATCTACCGTTATGGCACTAAGAAGCAGCAAGTCCTGGTCTTAGGCCCGGATTTCGACAGCCCCGAAGACTGCCGGTCTCATTATTGCCCGGCATGA
- a CDS encoding HypC/HybG/HupF family hydrogenase formation chaperone — MCLGVPGKVVAVYKERERADVDISGVVIEVGLQFVPDVAVGEYVLVHTGFAMHKMDEGEALETLELLEEMARLGEEADGQVS, encoded by the coding sequence GTGTGTTTGGGAGTACCAGGGAAAGTAGTCGCCGTTTATAAGGAAAGGGAGCGCGCCGACGTAGACATCAGCGGCGTTGTTATCGAGGTCGGGTTGCAGTTCGTACCGGACGTTGCCGTCGGCGAATACGTTCTGGTGCATACCGGTTTCGCCATGCATAAGATGGACGAAGGCGAAGCGTTAGAAACCCTCGAGCTCCTTGAGGAGATGGCCCGCCTGGGCGAAGAGGCCGATGGTCAAGTTTCTTAG